One Microscilla marina ATCC 23134 DNA window includes the following coding sequences:
- a CDS encoding aspartate aminotransferase family protein — translation MSQRQLFLNHLAQTTDFPLMLEITRASGIYMYTTDGQAIIDLISGIGVSNVGHCHPNVVNAVKKQAETYMHLMVYGEVVQTPQNQLAQAIINTLPSSLDNIFFMNSGSEAIEGAMKLAKRYTGRAEFVACHNAYHGSSHGAMSVGGSEEFKTKYRPLLPGIRHVQFGNIDELRHITTHTAAFVVETVQGEAGIRVGTKEYFQALRQRCNETGTLLILDEIQTGFGRTGKFWGFEHYDIVPDIITCAKGMGGGMPISAFISSKDKMAVFKNNPILGHISTFGGHPVSCAASLATIQTIQEEGLLDEVAQKAQLFKTLLVHPKIKQIRNKGLLMAVEFESFEILKPIIDKAMELGVLTDWFLNCDNSLRIAPPLIITEEQIRDACKLLLQAIEEA, via the coding sequence ATTTCTCAAAGACAACTTTTTTTAAATCACTTAGCACAAACCACTGACTTTCCTTTAATGCTGGAAATAACCAGAGCATCGGGTATATACATGTATACTACTGATGGTCAAGCCATTATAGATTTAATATCGGGCATAGGAGTAAGCAATGTGGGGCATTGCCATCCTAACGTAGTGAATGCCGTAAAAAAACAAGCAGAAACCTATATGCATTTGATGGTGTACGGAGAAGTAGTACAAACACCACAAAACCAATTGGCACAAGCCATTATAAATACCCTCCCCTCTTCTCTCGATAATATTTTTTTTATGAATTCAGGGAGTGAAGCCATAGAAGGAGCCATGAAGCTTGCCAAACGTTATACAGGCAGGGCAGAGTTTGTAGCTTGTCATAATGCTTACCATGGTTCATCACACGGAGCAATGTCGGTAGGAGGCAGTGAAGAGTTCAAAACAAAATACCGCCCCTTGTTGCCAGGGATTCGTCATGTACAATTTGGCAATATTGATGAGCTTCGTCATATTACCACACACACCGCTGCTTTTGTAGTAGAAACAGTCCAGGGAGAAGCAGGTATAAGAGTGGGCACAAAAGAATATTTTCAGGCATTGCGTCAGCGTTGTAACGAAACAGGAACATTACTTATTCTTGATGAGATTCAAACGGGGTTTGGGCGCACTGGAAAATTTTGGGGGTTTGAACATTACGACATCGTACCTGATATTATTACCTGCGCCAAAGGAATGGGAGGAGGAATGCCTATCAGTGCTTTTATAAGCTCAAAGGATAAGATGGCAGTATTCAAAAACAATCCTATTTTAGGGCATATCAGTACTTTTGGTGGTCATCCGGTAAGTTGTGCGGCCTCGCTTGCTACTATTCAAACAATCCAAGAAGAAGGCTTATTAGACGAAGTAGCACAAAAAGCCCAGTTGTTTAAAACATTGCTGGTTCATCCCAAAATAAAACAGATACGGAACAAAGGTCTATTAATGGCTGTAGAATTTGAATCGTTTGAGATACTTAAACCGATTATAGATAAAGCCATGGAGCTAGGGGTGCTCACAGACTGGTTTCTCAACTGTGATAACTCTTTGCGCATAGCCCCACCTTTGATTATTACTGAAGAACAGATAAGAGACGCCTGCAAACTATTGTTACAAGCTATAGAAGAAGCTTAA
- a CDS encoding DinB family protein: MNTTQETQKKLNELFSYYVQELDRYTDEQFVYKETESTWSLAQMYQHIYTASTFFMYNINNCLQHKKGSLEGKKTQMGEMLYKHGGFPKQKIKQPKEWTSGAPEVKPRNECKQQWTTLLKQLQGLATAIADDSDHYKVKHVIFGMLNSLEWYQQIEMHTRHHLHQKKELEAFANISVNEFAYKIS; the protein is encoded by the coding sequence ATGAACACTACTCAAGAAACTCAAAAAAAACTCAATGAGCTCTTCTCTTATTATGTCCAAGAGTTAGACCGTTATACTGACGAACAATTCGTATATAAGGAAACAGAAAGCACATGGTCATTGGCACAAATGTATCAACATATTTATACCGCCTCTACTTTTTTTATGTATAATATCAATAATTGCTTACAGCACAAAAAAGGGAGCCTAGAAGGGAAAAAAACTCAGATGGGAGAAATGCTGTATAAACATGGAGGATTTCCTAAACAAAAAATAAAGCAACCCAAAGAATGGACAAGTGGTGCACCAGAAGTTAAACCTCGTAATGAGTGTAAACAACAGTGGACAACCTTGCTAAAACAACTCCAAGGCTTGGCAACAGCTATTGCTGATGATAGTGACCACTACAAAGTCAAGCATGTTATTTTTGGTATGCTCAATTCACTAGAATGGTACCAACAAATAGAAATGCATACACGCCATCATTTACATCAAAAAAAGGAACTAGAGGCTTTTGCAAATATCAGTGTAAATGAATTTGCATATAAAATCTCATAA
- the pyrF gene encoding orotidine-5'-phosphate decarboxylase, whose product MTKEELYQQILQKQSYLCVGLDSDIEKIPARFKSETDPVLAFNKYIIDQTADFCVGYKINTAFYESNGAAGWETMQKTLAHIPQNIFTIADAKRGDIGNTVHQYAKAFFKTLDFNSITVAPYMGKDSVSPFLEYAQKWVILLALTSNPSSQDFQFLSINQDKKTLFEEVLTRSQEWTNDEAMMYVVGATQASMLQKIRSLAPKHFLLVPGVGAQGGSLQEVSKYGMNSQIGLLVNSSRGIIFSENPKESARKLQQEMQQHIEEYHKK is encoded by the coding sequence ATGACCAAAGAAGAACTTTACCAACAAATTCTCCAAAAACAATCTTACCTATGTGTAGGGCTCGACTCTGACATTGAAAAAATTCCTGCTCGATTCAAATCTGAAACAGACCCTGTACTTGCTTTCAATAAATACATTATTGACCAAACGGCTGACTTTTGTGTAGGATACAAAATTAATACTGCTTTTTATGAAAGCAATGGAGCTGCAGGCTGGGAAACTATGCAAAAAACACTGGCACATATTCCTCAAAATATATTTACCATTGCCGACGCCAAGCGAGGCGATATTGGTAATACAGTACATCAATATGCCAAGGCATTCTTCAAAACGCTTGATTTTAACTCCATTACAGTAGCACCATACATGGGAAAAGATTCTGTAAGTCCATTTCTGGAATATGCACAAAAGTGGGTGATTTTACTGGCGTTAACCTCTAACCCCAGTAGTCAAGATTTTCAATTTTTATCTATCAACCAAGATAAAAAAACACTTTTCGAGGAAGTTCTTACTAGGTCACAAGAGTGGACCAATGACGAGGCAATGATGTATGTAGTAGGAGCAACCCAAGCGAGCATGCTGCAAAAAATACGAAGCTTGGCTCCCAAACATTTTTTGTTAGTACCAGGAGTAGGAGCTCAAGGCGGAAGTTTACAAGAAGTCTCAAAATATGGAATGAATTCTCAAATAGGATTATTGGTAAACTCCTCTCGTGGAATTATCTTTTCGGAAAACCCAAAAGAATCAGCTCGTAAACTTCAGCAAGAAATGCAACAACACATTGAAGAATATCACAAAAAGTAG
- a CDS encoding LolA family protein gives MKLKATIFLLAIGLFTFTNLYAQQDAKAKSILDAVKNRYENLKAFGASFRYSLKSSSGVTDNFNGSITIAKKMFRLKASGQEVMTDGKTQWTYLKETNEANVTEYEPDEGITPDKIYTIYKQGFKYRLLPAESKGTYHSIEMVPQDRKKYQLTKLKLRVKKADNTIMGWETYEKNGNRYLYTILKFIEHKNGISKSYFQFNPKKYPGVELNDLR, from the coding sequence ATGAAATTGAAAGCTACGATATTTTTATTAGCCATCGGGTTATTCACATTTACTAATTTATACGCGCAACAAGACGCCAAAGCAAAAAGCATTTTGGATGCAGTAAAAAACAGGTATGAAAACCTGAAAGCATTTGGTGCTTCATTCAGGTATTCGCTTAAAAGCTCTTCTGGTGTAACTGATAACTTTAATGGAAGCATAACTATAGCTAAAAAAATGTTTCGCTTGAAAGCCAGTGGACAAGAAGTAATGACTGATGGTAAAACTCAATGGACTTACTTAAAAGAAACCAATGAGGCCAATGTAACCGAATACGAACCAGATGAAGGAATTACTCCTGATAAAATTTACACCATTTATAAGCAAGGTTTCAAATACAGATTGTTGCCTGCCGAAAGCAAAGGGACTTATCATAGCATAGAAATGGTACCACAAGATCGTAAAAAATACCAATTGACCAAGCTCAAACTAAGGGTAAAGAAAGCTGATAATACAATCATGGGTTGGGAAACTTATGAGAAAAACGGCAATAGATATCTATATACTATACTGAAGTTTATAGAGCATAAAAATGGCATATCAAAAAGCTATTTCCAGTTTAACCCTAAAAAATATCCTGGCGTAGAGTTAAACGATTTGAGATAA
- a CDS encoding FtsK/SpoIIIE family DNA translocase, which translates to MAKTVRENTYKRKNDSGRLSQNEFMQIISLLLKNKNVRFTLGLFFLLLAMAMFGAFTSYFLGGTGKADQSLVEAFWNNKLTQSGAEVQNWLGLTGAILAHTFVFKGFGIAAYILVVISFVLGWRFLNNVTLIRLSRLMRVSIFFLIWISTLVALADRSAFVSGAWGFEIAHTFLIPLFKSFFSVVITFAVLAWFVVKTFAYDDYKKYVSTNNGIVKTISDAAKSVRYERVDKNKKTGKTAEAGNDEDHKDLFSDEGIILEVTDDDPTLDKTKPIERVTKITEDPTEAIKKERASKLRTTRRPKVDTEDLSEDNEEVVPDMPPFKNPTSETPLEMPKEVSPKRTRRSTEKLSKRKTGKLDLELTDESAPVTPQTPPPSIDKVTEKVNPFFEKAIQKDINFKEEAEHNRETKEEKKLEAYDPTLDLSTYKFPTADLLNELPEMKRQVSNEELEANKDRIVETLSNYGIGISQIKATIGPTVTLYEIIPEAGVRISKIKNLEDDIALSLAALGIRIIAPIPGKGTIGIEVPNKRREVVTMRSIMEDEAFKNTKASLPIVLGKTIENKVFLADLAKMPHVLMAGATGQGKSVGLNVFLATLIYKKHPAELKFVLIDPKKVELALFTAIEKHFLATLPDSEEAIITDNQKVIHTLNSLCLEMDNRYNLLKDALCRNIKEYNQKFTQRKLNPKKGHKFMPYIVLVIDELADLMMTAGKEVEQPIARLAQLARAIGIHLVVATQRPSVNVITGVIKANFPARLSFKVTSKIDSRTILDAGGAEQLVGMGDMLFSMGAEMIRLQGAFLDTPEVERVCNFIGDQQGYPEAYQLPEFHGEDNKGGGSAGGSVGDRDELFDEAARIIVMHQQGSTSLLQRRLKLGYNRAGRLIDQLEQAGIVGPFEGSKAREVLIPDEYSLERLLNEISNNS; encoded by the coding sequence ATGGCAAAGACTGTCCGAGAAAATACATATAAAAGAAAAAACGATTCGGGGCGATTGAGTCAAAATGAGTTTATGCAGATCATAAGCTTACTACTCAAAAACAAAAATGTAAGGTTTACCCTAGGTCTGTTTTTTCTATTGCTTGCTATGGCAATGTTTGGCGCATTTACCTCTTATTTTTTAGGGGGAACAGGCAAAGCTGACCAAAGCCTGGTAGAAGCATTTTGGAATAATAAACTTACTCAAAGTGGCGCTGAAGTACAAAACTGGCTAGGGCTTACCGGGGCGATTCTTGCCCATACTTTTGTATTCAAGGGTTTTGGTATTGCTGCCTATATATTAGTTGTGATCTCTTTTGTACTGGGCTGGCGTTTTCTTAACAATGTTACGCTTATTAGGCTTTCCCGCTTAATGCGTGTATCTATATTTTTTCTTATTTGGATTAGTACTTTGGTGGCGCTTGCCGACCGAAGCGCTTTTGTAAGTGGTGCTTGGGGCTTCGAAATTGCCCATACTTTTTTAATTCCACTGTTCAAATCATTCTTTTCTGTAGTCATTACTTTTGCGGTATTAGCCTGGTTTGTAGTAAAAACCTTCGCTTATGACGATTATAAAAAGTATGTGTCAACCAATAATGGCATTGTAAAAACAATTTCCGATGCAGCCAAAAGTGTGCGATATGAACGAGTAGACAAGAACAAAAAAACGGGCAAAACCGCAGAAGCAGGCAACGATGAAGACCACAAAGATTTATTTTCAGACGAGGGCATTATTCTGGAAGTAACCGATGACGACCCCACGCTGGATAAAACCAAACCTATAGAAAGGGTTACCAAAATCACAGAAGATCCAACAGAAGCTATTAAAAAAGAACGGGCAAGCAAACTACGAACTACCCGCAGGCCTAAGGTAGACACCGAAGATTTATCAGAAGATAATGAAGAGGTAGTTCCTGATATGCCTCCGTTCAAAAACCCTACAAGTGAAACACCTCTGGAAATGCCTAAAGAGGTATCACCTAAGCGTACTCGCCGAAGTACAGAGAAACTATCTAAAAGAAAAACGGGCAAACTTGACCTTGAGCTTACTGATGAATCGGCACCAGTAACCCCTCAAACACCCCCTCCTTCTATAGATAAGGTGACTGAAAAAGTAAACCCATTCTTTGAAAAGGCAATCCAAAAAGACATTAACTTTAAAGAGGAAGCAGAGCATAACCGGGAAACAAAAGAAGAAAAAAAGCTGGAAGCTTATGACCCTACTCTAGACCTTAGTACTTATAAGTTTCCTACGGCTGACTTGCTCAATGAACTACCTGAAATGAAAAGACAGGTGTCAAATGAAGAGCTGGAAGCCAATAAAGATCGTATTGTAGAAACTTTAAGCAACTATGGCATTGGCATTTCTCAGATTAAAGCCACCATTGGTCCTACAGTAACTCTGTATGAAATTATACCAGAAGCGGGAGTTCGTATTTCTAAAATTAAAAACCTCGAAGATGACATTGCGCTAAGTCTTGCTGCATTGGGTATACGTATCATTGCGCCTATTCCTGGCAAAGGAACGATTGGTATTGAAGTACCCAATAAAAGGCGTGAAGTGGTAACTATGCGTTCTATTATGGAAGATGAAGCCTTCAAAAACACCAAGGCAAGTTTACCAATTGTATTGGGTAAAACCATTGAAAATAAGGTGTTTTTGGCTGACCTTGCCAAGATGCCTCACGTATTGATGGCTGGTGCTACTGGTCAAGGTAAGTCGGTAGGATTGAATGTTTTTCTTGCTACTTTAATTTACAAAAAACACCCTGCCGAGCTCAAATTTGTATTGATTGACCCTAAGAAGGTAGAGCTGGCTCTTTTCACAGCCATCGAGAAACATTTTCTGGCAACGCTTCCAGACTCAGAGGAAGCCATTATTACTGATAATCAAAAAGTAATTCATACCCTCAATTCGCTGTGTCTGGAAATGGACAATCGTTATAACCTGTTGAAAGATGCACTTTGCCGAAATATTAAAGAGTATAACCAGAAGTTTACTCAACGCAAACTCAACCCTAAAAAAGGGCACAAGTTTATGCCTTACATTGTGTTGGTAATAGATGAGTTGGCTGATTTGATGATGACCGCAGGAAAAGAAGTAGAGCAACCCATTGCTCGTTTGGCTCAGTTGGCACGTGCCATTGGTATACACTTAGTAGTAGCTACTCAACGCCCTTCTGTAAACGTAATTACAGGGGTGATCAAGGCAAACTTCCCTGCTCGTTTGTCGTTTAAAGTTACCTCTAAAATTGACTCCAGAACTATATTAGACGCCGGAGGAGCTGAGCAACTAGTGGGTATGGGTGATATGCTGTTTTCTATGGGAGCAGAAATGATTCGTCTGCAAGGGGCATTTTTAGATACTCCAGAGGTAGAACGTGTTTGTAACTTTATTGGTGATCAACAGGGCTACCCCGAAGCTTATCAATTGCCTGAGTTTCATGGAGAAGACAATAAGGGAGGTGGCAGTGCTGGCGGTTCAGTAGGCGATCGTGATGAATTGTTTGACGAAGCAGCCCGTATTATTGTCATGCATCAACAAGGGAGTACTTCGCTCCTGCAACGCCGTTTGAAACTTGGCTATAACCGTGCAGGCCGTTTGATTGATCAATTAGAACAAGCCGGAATTGTAGGCCCATTTGAAGGGAGTAAAGCGCGTGAAGTACTCATTCCTGACGAATACAGTCTTGAGCGTTTGCTTAATGAAATTAGCAATAACAGTTAA
- a CDS encoding quinone-dependent dihydroorotate dehydrogenase — protein sequence MYKQFVRPVLFRFDAEKVHHTTFKMIKWAFKIPGLSHLMRKRYMYEHPTLEKELFGLTFKNPIGLAAGFDKNAVLIQEMANFGFGFIEIGTLTPKAQEGNPKPRLFRLKKDQAIINRMGFNNDGVSTAIGHLKKRPANILVGGNIGKNKVTSNEEAINDYEKCFDALFDYVDYFVVNVSSPNTPNLRALQDKEPLTKLLVTLQNKNKQKPQTKPILLKIAPDLSNEQLDEVVEVLLDTKIDGLIATNTTIDRGGLQADKTEIETIGAGGLSGKPLKDRSTEVIRYIHQKSNGAFPIIGVGGIASAADAIEKLEAGASLVQVYSGFIYEGPALIKNIKKALIKMQSNKGTQKLVSSK from the coding sequence TTGTATAAACAATTTGTCAGACCTGTTTTATTCCGTTTTGATGCCGAAAAAGTGCATCATACTACTTTTAAAATGATTAAGTGGGCATTTAAAATACCTGGACTTTCTCACTTAATGCGAAAACGGTATATGTATGAACACCCCACATTGGAGAAAGAATTGTTTGGGCTTACTTTTAAAAACCCGATAGGGTTGGCAGCAGGTTTCGACAAAAATGCCGTTTTGATTCAGGAAATGGCCAACTTTGGTTTTGGGTTTATTGAGATAGGCACGCTTACTCCTAAAGCTCAGGAGGGCAATCCCAAGCCCCGATTATTTAGACTAAAAAAAGACCAGGCAATTATCAACCGGATGGGGTTTAATAATGATGGAGTAAGTACTGCCATTGGTCACTTGAAAAAACGTCCGGCAAATATTTTAGTGGGGGGTAATATTGGCAAAAACAAAGTAACCTCCAACGAAGAAGCAATCAACGATTATGAAAAATGCTTTGATGCTTTATTCGATTATGTTGATTATTTTGTGGTAAATGTAAGCTCCCCCAATACGCCTAACTTAAGAGCATTACAGGATAAAGAACCACTGACCAAGCTTTTGGTAACATTACAAAATAAGAACAAACAAAAACCTCAAACCAAACCTATTTTACTTAAAATTGCTCCTGACTTGAGCAATGAACAACTTGACGAAGTAGTAGAAGTTTTATTAGATACTAAAATAGATGGACTCATTGCTACCAATACAACCATTGACCGTGGGGGGCTTCAAGCTGACAAAACAGAAATAGAAACTATTGGTGCAGGTGGCTTAAGCGGCAAACCATTGAAAGACCGATCTACTGAAGTAATTAGGTATATCCATCAAAAATCAAATGGGGCTTTCCCAATCATTGGCGTAGGAGGCATAGCTTCTGCTGCTGATGCTATAGAAAAACTGGAAGCTGGCGCATCGCTGGTGCAAGTCTACTCTGGGTTTATCTACGAAGGACCAGCATTAATCAAAAACATAAAAAAAGCATTGATCAAAATGCAATCTAACAAAGGCACTCAAAAATTGGTGTCGAGCAAATAG
- a CDS encoding ParB N-terminal domain-containing protein: MAKRDKLANLLSGAVKQKSESESQIKAKIHIEDEFRDLIPPLKEDEFAQLAQNIAEEGCREPLVVWKVPHDADDELAGKYVLIDGHNRHKICTTYNVDFKIHLVQFKTRFEARNWMINNQLGRRNLSKEQQAFLRGSRYNSEKSQGQRTDLSNSDQPKESTAKRIAKEYNVDEKTIRRDAKFAEGMDIIGKSNPELKQEILKGKVKVNKSHVQKLGEVAKDSDEVPILSVEDIYKRATEIEEGKEEQAYQSQDVPTPQYTNEQINAQIEHYHASIKKALEVAIKNRDRLALSKIKADLNQLEKLLLNN, translated from the coding sequence ATGGCTAAAAGAGATAAACTGGCAAACCTATTAAGTGGAGCCGTGAAACAAAAAAGCGAAAGCGAGTCGCAGATAAAAGCAAAGATTCACATTGAGGATGAATTCAGAGATTTGATTCCTCCACTCAAGGAAGATGAATTTGCCCAACTTGCCCAAAACATCGCAGAGGAAGGGTGCCGTGAACCTTTGGTGGTATGGAAAGTACCCCATGATGCTGATGACGAACTTGCTGGAAAGTATGTACTTATTGATGGACACAACCGTCATAAAATATGTACTACTTATAATGTAGACTTTAAGATTCATCTGGTACAATTCAAAACCAGGTTTGAAGCGCGCAACTGGATGATCAATAACCAGCTGGGACGACGGAACCTTAGTAAAGAACAACAAGCTTTTTTACGTGGGTCGCGTTATAACTCTGAGAAATCGCAAGGGCAACGCACTGATCTAAGCAACAGTGACCAACCCAAAGAGTCTACCGCAAAGCGTATTGCTAAAGAATACAATGTAGATGAAAAAACGATTCGTCGTGACGCTAAGTTTGCTGAAGGGATGGACATTATTGGAAAGTCAAACCCTGAACTGAAACAAGAAATACTGAAGGGCAAAGTAAAAGTAAATAAGAGCCATGTACAAAAGCTGGGCGAAGTAGCCAAAGACTCTGACGAGGTACCTATACTCAGTGTAGAAGATATCTATAAAAGAGCTACCGAAATAGAAGAAGGTAAAGAAGAGCAAGCTTATCAAAGCCAAGATGTACCTACGCCTCAGTATACCAACGAACAAATAAATGCTCAAATAGAACACTACCATGCCAGTATAAAAAAAGCGTTGGAAGTAGCCATCAAAAATCGTGATCGGCTTGCTCTGTCAAAAATCAAAGCCGACCTTAATCAACTAGAAAAGCTTTTGCTCAATAATTAA
- a CDS encoding ParA family protein: MKPRIIAVVNHKGGVGKTTTTLNLGKALSMNKKKVLIVDIDPQANLSQSVGIEEPPKNIYHALCEGEALPVQKIATGLNIIPADLDLSGAEVKLITEVNGYFKLRNALATIAKDYDFILIDCPPSLGILTANAMIAANEVLIVVQSQYLAIKGLDTIIELIEELRQNLNPALGLMGLLLTQVNRTVVSRTIVEKVQTEYPDAAFQTVIRQNVAVVESSTHRQDIFSYDKTCAAAEDYLNLSKEVING, encoded by the coding sequence ATGAAACCACGAATAATTGCCGTAGTAAATCATAAAGGAGGCGTAGGCAAAACTACTACTACCCTTAACTTGGGTAAGGCACTTTCGATGAATAAAAAGAAAGTACTTATAGTAGACATTGACCCTCAGGCAAACCTGTCGCAGTCGGTAGGTATAGAAGAGCCTCCAAAAAATATTTACCACGCATTGTGTGAAGGTGAAGCGTTGCCTGTGCAAAAAATAGCTACAGGACTTAACATCATTCCGGCAGACCTTGATTTGTCAGGGGCAGAAGTAAAACTCATTACAGAGGTAAATGGGTATTTTAAACTAAGAAACGCACTGGCAACTATAGCAAAAGATTATGATTTTATTCTAATCGACTGCCCGCCTTCTTTGGGTATTCTCACTGCCAATGCAATGATAGCCGCCAACGAAGTACTTATCGTGGTTCAATCGCAATACCTTGCCATCAAAGGTCTTGATACTATTATAGAATTGATAGAGGAGCTACGCCAAAACCTAAATCCAGCACTGGGACTTATGGGGCTACTGCTTACTCAAGTAAACCGTACAGTGGTAAGTAGAACCATTGTAGAGAAAGTTCAAACCGAATATCCCGATGCAGCTTTTCAAACCGTTATCAGGCAAAACGTAGCAGTGGTAGAGTCGTCTACTCATCGACAAGATATTTTTTCTTACGATAAAACCTGCGCTGCTGCTGAAGATTATTTAAACCTTTCAAAGGAGGTCATTAATGGCTAA
- a CDS encoding SDR family oxidoreductase: protein MKDKVCIITGANAGIGKETTLALAKKGTTIAMVCRNPNKAEETKKEIINESGNQNIEIFICDFSIQAQIKKVAVELTQRYPAIDVLINNAGFIAAGTTRQTTPDGIEQTVAVNHLGYFMLTNLLKPSLLASPTARIINVSSDAHKFIDFDINNLQLEQGYTPMKAYSISKLLNIHFTIALAKRLANTSITVNALHPGVVRTNFSKNLSGFTKVIFALAKPFMINPVKGAATSIYLASSPKVANISGKYFANKKQKTPNKDALNEAYAEKVWNMSIQLTQLEGQTF from the coding sequence ATGAAAGATAAAGTATGTATTATAACTGGTGCTAACGCTGGCATTGGAAAAGAAACCACACTCGCTCTTGCCAAAAAGGGAACAACTATAGCCATGGTTTGCCGCAACCCTAACAAAGCTGAAGAGACTAAAAAAGAAATTATCAACGAAAGTGGTAATCAAAACATAGAGATTTTTATATGCGACTTTAGCATACAAGCCCAAATAAAAAAAGTGGCAGTTGAACTTACCCAACGTTACCCAGCTATAGATGTACTGATAAACAATGCTGGTTTTATTGCAGCTGGTACCACTCGACAAACTACTCCAGATGGTATAGAACAAACTGTAGCAGTTAACCATTTAGGCTACTTTATGCTTACCAATTTATTAAAGCCATCTTTATTGGCAAGTCCCACAGCACGCATTATCAATGTGTCATCAGACGCTCATAAGTTTATTGACTTTGACATCAATAACCTGCAACTAGAACAAGGTTATACTCCTATGAAAGCTTACTCAATTTCAAAATTACTCAACATTCATTTTACTATTGCCTTAGCCAAGCGTTTGGCCAATACCTCCATTACAGTAAACGCTTTACACCCTGGAGTAGTACGCACTAACTTTTCGAAAAACTTATCGGGCTTTACTAAAGTAATATTTGCTCTAGCCAAGCCTTTTATGATTAACCCAGTCAAAGGAGCTGCTACCTCTATATACTTGGCTAGTTCGCCTAAGGTGGCCAACATATCGGGTAAGTACTTTGCCAATAAAAAACAAAAAACACCTAACAAAGATGCACTTAATGAGGCATACGCCGAAAAAGTCTGGAATATGAGTATTCAACTAACCCAGCTCGAAGGTCAAACATTTTAA